The following are encoded together in the Lactuca sativa cultivar Salinas chromosome 1, Lsat_Salinas_v11, whole genome shotgun sequence genome:
- the LOC111910766 gene encoding classical arabinogalactan protein 5 — MASSSMVMVLLFALIAGSALAQSPTSAPTVSPTAAPTATPPTPVVVPPSTAPTSSPTESPLASPPAPPTAVTPSGAPGASPPSIASTPTDSPTSSPNAASLNRVASVGSGFVAVLAAALVL, encoded by the coding sequence ATGGCATCTTCAAGCATGGTTATGGTACTACTGTTCGCATTGATTGCAGGATCTGCTCTTGCTCAGTCGCCGACCTCCGCACCAACCGTCTCCCCAACTGCCGCTCCCACCGCTACACCTCCTACTCCGGTTGTTGTTCCTCCTTCCACTGCTCCTACTTCTTCACCAACTGAATCTCCGTTGGCTTCTCCACCTGCTCCTCCCACTGCCGTCACTCCTAGCGGAGCTCCCGGCGCTTCTCCTCCTTCCATCGCTTCTACTCCAACCGACTCACCTACCTCATCGCCTAACGCCGCTAGCTTGAACAGAGTCGCCTCCGTTGGATCTGGTTTTGTAGCTGTCTTAGCTGCTGCTTTGGTCCTGTAG